From a single Nicotiana tomentosiformis chromosome 2, ASM39032v3, whole genome shotgun sequence genomic region:
- the LOC138906023 gene encoding uncharacterized protein translates to MASFEALYGRRCRSPIGWFEIREVELIGPDLMHQVVDKVKIIKDRLGTAQSRQKSYSDVLRRDLEFKEDDWVFLKIFPMKDIMRFGKKVKLSSRYNGTYKIIQRIGRVAYKFELPPEMSLVHRVFQVSMLKKVVGDPSLIVPVETIEVKEEMTYEEILVSILDRQI, encoded by the coding sequence atggcatcgttcgaggctttatatggtaggagatgtagatctcccattgggtggttcgagattaggGAAGTAGAATTGATAGgaccagacctcatgcatcaggttgtggataaggttaagatcattaaggatcGGTTGGGAACTGCTCAAagtcgtcaaaagtcctattcggatgtgcttcgtagggatttggagttcaaagaggatgattgggtattcttaaagatTTTCCCCATGAAGGAcataatgcgatttggtaagaaagtgAAGTTGAGTTCGAGGTACAATGGgacgtacaaaatcattcagaggattggtcgaGTGGCTTACAAGtttgaactacctccagagatgtctttagtgcaccgaGTGTTTCaagtgtccatgttgaagaaggtggtcggggatccgtcgcttattgtgcctgttgagactattgaggttaaggAAGAGATGACCtatgaagaaattctagtttccattcttgataggcaaatctga